The genomic window AAGTAATGTACAAGGGTAATGAAATTGTGAgaattcgttttttaatattttcagataCTTAATGCCAGGATAGATTCGATTGCCATTTAAAGACATTAAGAATAACtttgatcaattattttttagttttcctgTTGAGTGATCTGAAAACACTTTAGTCCAAGTTGATTTGTACGGTTaatgaattttgataaattaaaacttaatactcAGTGCCGTGAGGATTATCTCTAGAAAGTGCAAAAACTGCCTATAAAAACCTACAACATTCTTAATAtggaacaatatattttaaaacacggCCACTTAAATCACCTTTCTCTATAAAAGGCTTTAAATGTCAGTACAttgatcaaattatttattatttgacggCTAACTATCGACTTGCTGGATTCACTAAAATGTTATGGCGCGACTCTCCACGCTAAATTATCGGAGTGCATATTGATGGCGCTCGCAacgcttacaagatgtcttagtgtacGTGAGCTGTAAGAAAAAAGtcagcaaaaataaatacaagttagattgtatttttgttaatgcacgccgataatacAACGTGGAGGCGCGCACTTTCGTGAGAGAAcagatcttatatattattagtagcaCTTATATCTTACACactatatttctaatatacaaataacactAATAAGAGAAATTTACACAATACGAAttgtcacattaaaaaaatgcatgaataattatgatatattattaaaaatgctgACTTAAAAACCAAACAACTAATTCCACGCAAGGAGCACGCATTGTAGCAGCGCACGCTTGtcgcattttttattatttttttacaatatggcgcctttgtctatggtcactatattttttacaggaTGGAATAGTAACTACCGATGAATTTAAAAAGGCAGTACAAAATAGCTGTATTGGAAAACGTTACGAGGATTTCCCTCAAGCGATGAAAGCTTTCATTGAGACAAATTTCAGGATGATTGATATAAATTCCGACGGAATACTCGGCATTGAGGAATATCGATACGATTGCGTGCAGAGAATGGCTGTGGATGACATCAAAGCTATAGACGAGGCATACAGTTCCTTATTAAATGTAAGTAccttttcatatatttacaaactaagGAAATGATTAAGTAGGTCCGTGAATATCAAAAAGTGTTGTATACATATcagtattttattagaatataatatttagaaaattatagtACCTCGTGAataatagctttatttattatctgtgaaaaaaatctataagtTAGGTACAGTAGCTTACATTAGTATAGACAGTACGCACCACCCTTatatacagattatattatcaaaCCACTTACGATGAAAGCTTTCATTGAGACAAATTAATCttacatttatgttattagCCATATGGCAAAAATACAACTGATCATGATCTCTTTGGGTTCAAACTCAGAGCGAGTTGTGCTAAACAAAAGGTTTTTTCGTCAAGAAATTTTCAGTAAAACGCATTTGGTAGGTGGTAGTGCTTACAAACCCgttcctcggaaagcacgtaaggCTGTTAGTCCTATGCCTGAATTCTCTCCGCGCATCCGAATTACCATCCCATTCGATGATTAGATTGAAGCAGAAGCTGGTTTGATACCGTGGCTGCTCTAGGCCAATTAAATATAGCCGCTCGTTAATTTACGgtttaatttacaaacatttaacCCTGAATAGGGTTAAAAATCTGTCCCTGGATAGAGTGTACACCTTTATAtatgcacacacttgtgcaagATGCCTACTATCTGTCAAGATGACATTCAATCAGtatctttacatataataaacaacaaaagaGTAATGAAAATCATGTCATTCGCGAGGTAGTGTGACAAAGAAACACAACAAAAGGCCCAATGTCGAATACACgcgatacaaaaaataataataataatcaaagttcATTTGCTTTAGtagcaataattattttattgataaaataattatacattctcAGCAAggattaaatttagttttaattctgTACTTAATCTACTTATAAGTCTCACTACCATAACATAAATTCTGTCAATATTTTAGTCTTTAACatgaattattaaagttattatatatattattaaagttatttttcaatttaaagccTCTTATTAGTACTACGAGGATTTATCACCTAGTTAATAATTGGCTAGACCGTTGGGTCATCCTCTTGGTCTTTTACCGATGTTTTTTTCACAAGAATTCCTTATAGAATGTAGATGAGCACTAAGGTTTTTCAAAATGCATCTCATAAGGGTGTTAAATGTGGgacgaaagtttgtatggaaattagTCATTTCCGATGTTCGAAATATGGAAATtggtatttagatttttattatattattgagttATGACAGATGCTagcgattatttttaaattcgtcATCAGAGAGGGCAACATTTAAGTTCgtcattttgaatttagaataatagAAGACGGGTTTAGGCTCCTCTTTATAAGTAAAAGACTAAAAGTGTTTTAGTATGGGGTAACCCGTAGCTATACAGCtactaaaacataaatatttatctattaaagtAGTGTGTTACATTTAGTACAACAgcactatgtatatatatatatatatgtatgtatgtatactacTATATAATTTGAAACGAAGACGAGAAACCaacaacaaaaatactaaacaaaatcaaaaatagattCATGTatcgttaatgtttttttttaaaagtcacGGCCATTGCCGCACTTGTAACGATCTAGTTACGTGTATCTACGTAACATTACGCGATTCTCGGAATACCCGGCTGATATTTGGCAAAGTCTTCCGAGAGAATTTATGTCAATGACGATTAAATGCAATCGCAATATTAACTGACGCTATCGGGTATCGAACTTCATTTTCAGTTAGACAAAACACTATCGGCCTTTCTTAACTCTGTTTAGCAAATGGTTATTTACACACTGGTCTTCCCTGTCTGTCATTATTGATTTGACAGTTGATAAAAGATGATGCATAGTTTAAATAAGATTCCCATTCCCTGGGCGACATAAGAGCGGTAAAGCcgtatataactataaaatatatataaataggttttGACATTACATATCTGATTACAttcacataaatttaaaattgtttttgatgacattttttttcttttaaatgaattactAATTTCGTGCACAAAAACATCATAGGGCCAGCTTAACTTGTGGTGTGTGTTAAGTGGTGAAGTTAAGATGAAATTGGAAAACGTATATCTACCGATCTAATCGAAAATTCGGTttaagttaagtttattttaataaaatgtaaaaaaggcgcCAAATGTATGATTCGCCCGTGGAGCCTAGATGGTACGGCCGGACCTGCGCACTCTGtattatctgtatataaatgtaataaactattactaaaaaatatacacactttttgcatataataaaatgcaacaTTTTAGTGGCATCTTAGTCTCATTGTATTATAGTCATATCAGGTCCTGTAACATGAATTTTGGCGATAGACGTTGTTTGACAATGTCTCGTTGAATCGATTCTCAAGAAAGATGTTCCGTGAACTATGAGGAAAGTGTTTATGTTGGCGCTCGTCCAGCGGTAATCTCttgttaaacttttattatcttGTTGCATAACTATGTTTCATTCTACCATTTCTACTCACtagtttgtttacattttaatgaaaatttaaataaaatacttgtctaaaaacaaagatttttcgACCATAAAATAATGGTAGCACTGTCTCCTTATTAACACTGAAATGCTATTGAgaattatttgacaaaaaaagcCGAGAAGCCGAACCTTCAAAATCTGCGTAATTATGCTTGTACAGCTTGTCAGTGATATAACTCAGACCATTAGGGAACAATTATTGTGTATCCAAGaaaatattgacgtttcaatCTTCTGTGTATTAAAAGTGCTAAAACTAGAAATCTCATAATACTAACATCAAAAAGGGCATAAGCATATAACAATTTTGTCCCACAAGTGTCAGGACACTTGCACAGAGCTTCCTGGAATTCATAAACTATTAATAGTTTAAGAGCTTCCCAACCTGACGCTCTCGTGCCTCTGAATGCACATATTGCCGTTGGtactgcgcctgaactctcAGTTCGTGTAGGATTTAACGATCAATATGATTATGAGAGTTAAAGAATAGAGACTACATTTGTGTTTACACACACATTTATGCTTATTTTCCTTTGAGAATGGATGTCGCAGTCGATGTTggccaattataataaatattctaacaaTAAATAGCTAAGTGGAACAGCTTTAATAAGTGATAACATAactattcaaaaatacttataatttttcttatttaatattgtcaatACAAGTATATGTCTATTTTTCAGGACGACGATCGAAGAAAGGGTGGAATCGCACTATCGAGATACCAAGAACTCTTCGCTCTCTTCCTCAGCGATCAAGGCGAAGACTGCCCAGCGAAGTACCTGTTCGGGcctttagaattataattataactgcggtataatacaattatgaactgattttcaatttaaattatacgtaatttattataattaatatataacattaagaaTACAATCTAGgccaatatttaaaagtattaacagAATTAATAATGGCGTATGTGACAAAAACTAACAAGTATCTAAAAGGAAATAATGTTTCTACTTTGTCGTAAGCGCCaccgaaaaaaatatcttacataatATTTCGTAACACTGAACTAAATAGAAcagtttacataatttaaatcagGAACTATAAATCTGTTATCTAAGACCACCACCAGTgtgattttcaatttaatactaGACAGTTACTTATTGGTTAaatcgttattataaaatattatcgagTAGACGAATACGAATGCGAAATTCTTAACCAATAATAATCCGGAAActattctattaataaacaaacGCATCGTAGAAAGTCCcgctaaaaatacaatattaccgCGACGATACGTagcgtttaaaaatagaacatcaAATATAGATGCTTTCTAAATTCCAACATGATAAGAGATAATAACGaaaatgtgttttaattaaatacggttttttataaaatacggaCAGTTAAAAAAGTCATAAGTACAAGTATGTCCacgttagtatattttaaatttagactcatTTTAAACGATGTGtgcaatgttaaaaaaaatcttaccttTACTGTGTTACAAATTACATGTATTCTATAAAagttgtatgaaaaaaaaaattgatatctaAAACATTTCTCATTGATTGTTTTACTTCCAGTTTCAAAAACGCTGATCAAAGTCAAATTCAGTTAGTTAAATTTGATCTGAGTTGTAATTGGTAGATGTTTACCGATGACGCTATAAGCgtccaatgagcgttcagtatttaCTCCGATTAGTGAATCTGACTTTGCACACCGTTTCAGAATCTAGAGGTTGATGTTATAAAATGGATTGTTGTATCCTAATTGCTGTTACGTTcctgatgtatatttttaatcacttATATCCAGATATTTAACGTGTAATGTATTGTGACAAATGAAGACTAAcgcaatttatatttgtgttttgtaACAAACAACAAACTATGGCATGCTCATACAAAAATATCTAGTCGCtgacatgtttatttttaatgaatcgtttgtaaatatttttttacgttaaatattcttaaaacagttaataaatataaaaaataaatattttcgtttatttaatttttttaccgaTGTTTGACGATACTAGACGaagtattcaataataataattaaagttgtttttatatttatttacatatgtgtGACCTTATCTTAATTGCATTAAAACCTTTGAATGGTAATAGTTACCCTCTGTATAACACTAGCTTAAGCTCCGTATACACTAGGGAATAAATAGAATAACATGCTTCGGGACTTGCACTCTATAATTTCTTGGAATGCCCTTTAGACATATGCCGCACATTTTGCAGATCAGACTTTTTTAGGAGTTGTGAAAGCACGGTATCGTTTCCACACTACTGATATATGGGCGTGATAATGACGCGTATATACAGAGTACACTCGCTCTGGAACCGGGAGCAAGCAACATGTCCCGTCTCACGCAAAATGTTCCGAGTTGTGATGCAGGACACTGTGCAACGCTGCGGGACCAAATATTACCAAGCGTAATCGACGTTTAAATCTTTCATTCAAGAGTGacagtttgtttataaaataatattggaataagaaaatatattttcagatcGTTTATTAAAAACGCTAATACACAGAAATCACGAAAAAACACACAAATGCGCTTTAAGACAGTTCAGCgaatatacaaattatgttaaatacaaATCGTATCAGTAAAtactaatatacttttatttacatcaaCTTTGGAATAGGGACTTTGATTATAAATCTTACACTTAGGAAGTAATCGTTTATAAGTAattgtattttcaataaaaaaatatattataataactttcaaataaaaaaaaagtaataatcgCGTATGaacactatttaatattttattaaacaagttaCTTAAATTCAGGGAACCAAgggtacttaaaaaaatatcgtatcataaataaaacatcattcTAAGTCAAGGTAAATGG from Vanessa tameamea isolate UH-Manoa-2023 chromosome 17, ilVanTame1 primary haplotype, whole genome shotgun sequence includes these protein-coding regions:
- the LOC113400318 gene encoding sarcoplasmic calcium-binding protein isoform X2 is translated as MAYTWDNRVAFVVRYLYDIDNNGYLDAHDFQCLALRTCVLEGKGDCSSSRLQKYQHIMLSLWEEIAQLADFDKDGIVTTDEFKKAVQNSCIGKRYEDFPQAMKAFIETNFRMIDINSDGILGIEEYRYDCVQRMAVDDIKAIDEAYSSLLNDDDRRKGGIALSRYQELFALFLSDQGEDCPAKYLFGPLEL
- the LOC113400318 gene encoding sarcoplasmic calcium-binding protein 1 isoform X1; this encodes MAYTWDNRVAFVVRYLYDIDNNGYLDAHDFQCLALRTCVLEGKGDCSSSRLQKYQHIMLSLWEEIAQLADFDKVPDYDGIVTTDEFKKAVQNSCIGKRYEDFPQAMKAFIETNFRMIDINSDGILGIEEYRYDCVQRMAVDDIKAIDEAYSSLLNDDDRRKGGIALSRYQELFALFLSDQGEDCPAKYLFGPLEL